The following coding sequences lie in one Tichowtungia aerotolerans genomic window:
- the ruvC gene encoding crossover junction endodeoxyribonuclease RuvC: MEKIRILGIDTSLRSSGVAVIEVQGQQLRALAYGRIHNKPAMAHSACLAEIHRQVDSLITEFEPDEAAIEGAFFAKNAKTAMILGQARGSVLACCSLRTLPVFEYSPRSVKQAVVGVGAARKEQVAKMVMRLLGLKEQPQEDAADALAIAVTHAHQRGLPETLRSKAV, encoded by the coding sequence ATGGAAAAAATCCGGATTTTAGGCATCGATACTTCCCTGCGTTCCTCGGGCGTCGCGGTCATCGAAGTGCAGGGGCAGCAGCTCCGGGCGCTGGCCTATGGACGGATTCACAATAAACCCGCAATGGCACACAGCGCCTGCCTGGCCGAAATCCATCGCCAGGTCGATTCGCTGATTACGGAGTTTGAACCCGACGAAGCCGCCATTGAGGGAGCTTTTTTCGCAAAAAACGCTAAAACAGCCATGATCCTGGGCCAGGCGCGCGGTTCGGTGCTCGCCTGCTGTTCGCTGCGGACGCTGCCGGTTTTCGAGTATTCGCCCCGGTCGGTGAAACAGGCAGTGGTTGGCGTCGGTGCAGCCCGCAAAGAACAGGTGGCTAAAATGGTGATGCGCCTGCTGGGCCTGAAGGAACAGCCGCAGGAAGATGCCGCGGATGCGCTGGCCATTGCGGTGACGCATGCCCATCAACGAGGGCTGCCCGAGACCTTGCGTTCAAAAGCTGTTTAA
- the accC gene encoding acetyl-CoA carboxylase biotin carboxylase subunit has protein sequence MFEKILIANRGEIALRIIRACKEMGIRSVAVYSEADAESLHVEMADEAVCIGPASSAQSYLKVSNIISAAEVTDVDAIHPGYGFLAENAHFAEICESCNITFIGPSPDLIRNMGDKAIARDTMKAAGVPITPGSEGILRDKDEALELARSMGYPVLIKAVAGGGGKGMRVAHNDVSLAQGFMMAQNEAESAFGNPDCFMEKYIESARHVEVQIIGDKHGNVVHLGERDCSIQRRHQKLVEESPCPTLTDEQREELGAIAVRAAKAVNYNSAGTIEFLYDEKEQKFYFMEMNTRIQVEHTVSEEVTDIDLMKEQIRVAAGEKLAFTQDEVSVHHHAIEFRVNAEDPYKNFTPSPGNVEAVHFPGGPGIRVDSHVYSGYTISPYYDSMIAKIIARGATREEALNRLHRALEEFEISGPNTSVPLGEALLQDERFRKGEYNTAFLEKFMHDKFCR, from the coding sequence ATGTTCGAAAAAATACTGATTGCCAACCGGGGTGAAATTGCTCTGCGGATCATTCGCGCCTGCAAGGAGATGGGAATCCGGTCGGTTGCGGTTTACTCTGAGGCAGATGCCGAGTCCCTGCATGTGGAAATGGCTGATGAAGCCGTGTGCATCGGTCCCGCTTCTTCTGCTCAAAGTTATCTCAAGGTGTCCAATATCATCAGCGCGGCCGAGGTCACCGACGTGGATGCCATTCATCCCGGATACGGTTTTTTGGCGGAAAATGCGCATTTCGCGGAAATCTGTGAGAGCTGCAACATCACCTTTATCGGACCGTCTCCGGATCTGATCCGGAACATGGGCGATAAAGCGATTGCCCGCGATACAATGAAAGCCGCGGGGGTTCCGATTACTCCCGGTAGCGAAGGCATTCTGAGAGATAAGGATGAGGCTCTCGAGCTGGCCCGCAGCATGGGATATCCCGTGCTGATCAAAGCGGTGGCCGGTGGCGGCGGAAAAGGAATGCGCGTGGCGCATAACGATGTCAGTCTCGCGCAGGGGTTCATGATGGCTCAGAACGAAGCGGAAAGTGCTTTCGGCAACCCGGACTGCTTCATGGAAAAATACATTGAGTCGGCTCGTCATGTGGAAGTGCAGATTATTGGCGATAAACACGGCAATGTGGTGCATCTCGGTGAGCGCGATTGCTCCATCCAGCGTCGTCACCAGAAGCTGGTGGAAGAGTCCCCGTGTCCGACACTGACCGATGAGCAGCGTGAAGAGCTCGGTGCCATTGCTGTGCGGGCTGCCAAAGCGGTGAATTACAACAGTGCCGGAACGATCGAATTTCTCTACGATGAAAAGGAACAGAAGTTCTATTTCATGGAAATGAATACTCGTATCCAGGTGGAGCATACCGTCAGTGAGGAAGTGACCGACATCGATCTGATGAAAGAACAGATTCGTGTTGCTGCGGGTGAAAAACTTGCATTTACGCAGGATGAAGTCAGCGTTCATCACCATGCCATTGAATTCCGTGTCAATGCGGAAGATCCCTATAAGAACTTCACGCCGTCTCCGGGGAATGTGGAAGCGGTCCATTTTCCGGGTGGCCCTGGAATCCGCGTGGATTCCCATGTGTACAGTGGCTATACCATTTCTCCTTATTACGACAGCATGATTGCCAAGATCATTGCTCGCGGAGCAACCCGAGAAGAGGCGTTGAATCGGCTGCATCGTGCACTGGAGGAGTTTGAAATCAGCGGGCCGAACACCAGTGTGCCGCTGGGAGAAGCCTTGCTGCAGGATGAGCGGTTCCGTAAAGGGGAATATAATACGGCTTTTCTCGAAAAGTTTATGCATGATAAGTTTTGTCGTTGA
- the rpsE gene encoding 30S ribosomal protein S5, producing MREKFDKKNDKREEKKPEFEERVVHINRNSKVVKGGRRFSFGALVVVGDGKGRVGCGLGKANEVTDAIRKGGESAKRTLMPVTMKGTTIPHEAIGEFGGAQVLLRPASEGTGVIAGGSCRAVLELAGVRDVLAKSLGSNNKLNVTKATMAALESLRTREEALAVRGK from the coding sequence GTGAGAGAAAAATTCGACAAAAAGAACGATAAAAGAGAAGAAAAGAAGCCCGAGTTCGAAGAGCGCGTGGTTCACATCAACCGCAACTCCAAGGTGGTTAAAGGTGGACGTCGTTTCAGCTTTGGTGCATTGGTTGTGGTTGGCGACGGTAAGGGCCGCGTTGGTTGCGGTCTCGGCAAGGCCAATGAGGTGACCGATGCCATTCGCAAAGGGGGAGAATCTGCCAAACGTACGCTGATGCCGGTCACAATGAAAGGCACCACCATTCCGCATGAGGCGATCGGTGAATTCGGCGGCGCACAGGTTCTGCTGCGTCCGGCTTCTGAAGGTACCGGTGTAATCGCCGGTGGATCCTGTCGTGCTGTGCTTGAGCTGGCTGGAGTACGTGATGTGCTTGCGAAATCGCTCGGCAGCAACAACAAATTGAATGTAACCAAGGCGACGATGGCTGCTCTCGAATCCCTGCGCACACGGGAAGAGGCGCTGGCTGTTCGCGGTAAATAA
- a CDS encoding Asp23/Gls24 family envelope stress response protein yields MSDKENKTTLPPGQNYPVPEAKQDDAGLGSVRIHNNVISVIAHEAADRVPGVVELSGTLVDGLADIIGKKPRDRGIRVAVESENTITVELTVVLEYGVNIPETCGKLQAEVRQAVEDMTGKVVQAVNVSVQGLRRTEAGTAEG; encoded by the coding sequence ATGAGTGACAAGGAAAACAAAACCACACTGCCGCCTGGACAGAATTATCCGGTTCCGGAAGCCAAGCAGGATGATGCAGGGCTCGGATCCGTTCGTATTCATAACAATGTGATCTCAGTGATTGCCCATGAAGCTGCCGATCGGGTTCCCGGTGTGGTTGAGCTGTCCGGAACGCTGGTGGACGGACTGGCTGATATCATCGGCAAAAAACCCAGGGATCGCGGCATTCGTGTTGCTGTGGAGTCTGAAAACACCATCACAGTCGAACTGACGGTTGTGTTGGAATACGGCGTAAATATTCCTGAAACATGCGGCAAACTTCAGGCCGAAGTTCGTCAGGCAGTGGAAGATATGACAGGAAAGGTTGTGCAGGCGGTGAATGTGTCGGTGCAGGGGTTGCGCCGGACAGAGGCCGGAACGGCGGAGGGCTGA
- the secY gene encoding preprotein translocase subunit SecY, whose protein sequence is MLSAFVNSFKIEELRQRILFTFGIIFLCRVLAKIPIAGVDYGMITRTIEEAASGANGVGFFDMFNLFSGGAVQNCAVGALGIMPYISASIIIQLMTAVVPALEKLAREGESGRAKITQYTRYLTVVLCAFQSFVLAKALMTNGLGFFDPAIVQIPGIGFLLLTTMTMVTGTLLMMWLGEQITERGIGNGISMIITVNIISRLPAAVGAMISMFKPVDGAVRYSPFMAVTMGIMILVVIAGVVAVTQSQQRVPVQYAKRVVGHKVYGGQHTYMPLRVNYAGVMPIIFAQAILMFPSKIFSMLPWEGAKQIGAALSYGTWQYMTLFGVMILFFSYFWVATQFNPVQIGDDLKKHGGYIPGIRPGKPTAEFLDRTMTRITLAGAIFLTVIAVLPSVISKRFGIPFTVAQFFGGTSLLIMVGVMLDTMRQIESHLLMRHYDGFLKKGKLKSGRR, encoded by the coding sequence ATGCTTTCCGCCTTCGTAAACAGTTTTAAAATTGAGGAACTGCGCCAGCGCATTCTCTTTACATTCGGAATTATATTTCTTTGCCGTGTTTTGGCAAAAATTCCGATTGCCGGTGTTGATTATGGAATGATCACCCGGACGATTGAAGAGGCTGCTTCCGGAGCCAATGGAGTCGGTTTCTTTGATATGTTTAACCTGTTTAGCGGTGGGGCCGTGCAAAACTGTGCGGTTGGTGCGCTGGGTATTATGCCATATATCAGCGCATCAATTATCATTCAGCTGATGACTGCTGTGGTCCCTGCGCTGGAAAAACTGGCTCGCGAAGGCGAATCCGGACGCGCAAAGATCACTCAGTACACCCGCTACCTGACGGTTGTCCTCTGCGCCTTTCAGTCGTTTGTTCTGGCTAAGGCGCTGATGACCAATGGATTGGGATTCTTTGATCCGGCGATCGTTCAGATTCCCGGAATCGGATTCCTGTTGCTGACCACGATGACAATGGTTACCGGTACGTTGCTGATGATGTGGCTTGGAGAGCAGATCACAGAGCGTGGGATAGGAAACGGTATTTCCATGATCATTACCGTTAATATCATCAGCCGTCTTCCGGCTGCTGTGGGCGCTATGATCAGCATGTTTAAACCGGTAGACGGTGCTGTGCGCTATTCGCCCTTTATGGCGGTTACCATGGGCATCATGATTCTGGTCGTGATTGCCGGTGTTGTTGCCGTGACCCAGTCTCAGCAGAGAGTTCCTGTGCAGTATGCCAAACGTGTGGTCGGGCACAAGGTTTACGGCGGACAGCACACCTATATGCCGCTGCGTGTCAACTACGCCGGAGTTATGCCGATTATCTTTGCGCAGGCCATTCTTATGTTCCCTTCCAAGATTTTCAGCATGCTGCCTTGGGAAGGTGCCAAGCAGATTGGCGCAGCCCTGAGCTATGGAACGTGGCAGTATATGACCCTGTTCGGCGTAATGATTCTCTTCTTTTCTTACTTCTGGGTTGCCACTCAGTTCAACCCGGTACAGATCGGTGATGACCTGAAAAAACACGGCGGTTACATTCCCGGTATTCGTCCTGGGAAACCGACGGCTGAGTTTCTGGACCGGACGATGACCCGCATTACTCTTGCCGGCGCGATCTTCCTGACCGTGATTGCGGTTCTGCCCTCTGTTATTTCCAAACGGTTTGGGATTCCCTTTACGGTTGCTCAGTTTTTCGGCGGAACGAGTCTGCTGATTATGGTTGGTGTTATGCTTGATACCATGCGCCAGATTGAATCGCATCTGTTGATGCGTCACTACGACGGCTTCCTTAAGAAAGGAAAGCTGAAGTCCGGAAGAAGATAA
- a CDS encoding adenylate kinase, translating into MEAIVLLGGPGAGKGTLAETLKKHTPYIHVSTGDMLRAAVRSGSPIGLEVKACMDNGQLASDDLILELIKERISQEPVDAKFMFDGFPRTIEQAKGLQTLFSGINGTVTHVLNLVVDPDALVQRLCGRRTCKTCGAIFHVVNMPPKEEGICDLDGGELYQRADDNEETVMNRLEVYKTQTAPLIDFYTESGLLHNVDAGNPPETTAQLSLEALNA; encoded by the coding sequence ATGGAAGCCATCGTCCTGCTTGGCGGTCCCGGTGCCGGGAAAGGCACGCTGGCCGAAACGCTGAAGAAACACACTCCGTACATTCATGTTTCCACGGGGGACATGCTCCGGGCCGCTGTTCGTTCCGGAAGTCCGATTGGTTTGGAAGTCAAAGCCTGTATGGATAATGGGCAGCTGGCGTCCGATGATTTGATTCTGGAACTCATTAAGGAACGCATCAGTCAGGAGCCTGTTGATGCAAAATTTATGTTCGACGGATTCCCTCGTACGATTGAACAGGCGAAAGGTCTTCAGACCCTGTTTTCGGGAATTAATGGAACCGTAACACATGTTCTCAACTTGGTCGTTGATCCGGATGCACTGGTGCAGCGCCTGTGCGGCCGGCGGACCTGTAAAACCTGCGGGGCAATCTTCCATGTGGTTAACATGCCTCCCAAAGAAGAGGGCATCTGCGACCTGGACGGCGGTGAACTTTATCAGCGCGCCGATGACAACGAAGAAACTGTCATGAACCGGCTTGAGGTCTATAAAACGCAGACCGCTCCTTTGATCGATTTTTATACAGAATCAGGCCTTCTGCATAATGTTGATGCAGGAAATCCCCCTGAAACAACTGCCCAGCTGTCGCTTGAGGCGCTGAACGCTTGA
- the accB gene encoding acetyl-CoA carboxylase biotin carboxyl carrier protein, translating to MELKDIKKVVQMMKENDLTEFLLEDESCTLQMKRGSDNAPQVIAAPQMVAAPSVAPAPAVSAPAAEAAPAAADEGLVEITSPMVGTFYTAPSPDADAFVAVGAEVTADTVVCIVEAMKVMNEIKADVKGTIKKILVDNASPVQFGQPLFLVDPA from the coding sequence ATGGAACTCAAAGATATCAAAAAAGTCGTTCAGATGATGAAAGAGAACGATCTGACTGAATTTCTGCTCGAAGACGAATCCTGCACCCTGCAAATGAAACGGGGCTCCGATAACGCTCCTCAGGTCATTGCTGCCCCTCAGATGGTTGCCGCTCCGTCCGTCGCTCCGGCTCCTGCTGTTTCAGCTCCGGCTGCCGAGGCGGCTCCCGCTGCTGCCGACGAAGGTCTGGTGGAAATTACATCTCCGATGGTTGGAACATTCTATACGGCCCCATCTCCTGATGCTGATGCATTTGTCGCAGTGGGTGCGGAAGTGACCGCGGACACGGTGGTTTGCATTGTGGAAGCAATGAAGGTGATGAATGAGATCAAAGCAGATGTAAAAGGAACTATTAAAAAGATTTTGGTCGATAATGCCAGCCCGGTGCAGTTCGGCCAGCCTCTGTTCCTTGTCGACCCGGCGTAA
- the map gene encoding type I methionyl aminopeptidase: protein MIVIKTASEIEAMRRVNQMTGRLRTALAAMVEPGLPTIELGNFAKKMIREMGGVSAFYGYHGYPGQICVSVNEEVVHGIPGRRVIHEGDIVSIDTGITYEGFIGDTAVTVAAGKISDENKRLLEVTQAALDAGIAKAVEGNRLGDISFAIQRTVEEAGFSVVREFVGHGIGRDMHEDPQIPNFGKPGRGPVLKAGMTLAIEPMVNIGGPKVKVLDDNWTAVTKDGSNSAHFEHTVAVGKTAPDILTLV from the coding sequence ATGATTGTCATCAAAACCGCCTCTGAAATTGAAGCCATGCGGCGGGTCAATCAAATGACAGGCCGTCTTCGGACTGCTTTGGCAGCAATGGTTGAACCCGGACTTCCCACCATTGAACTGGGCAATTTCGCCAAAAAGATGATTCGTGAAATGGGCGGGGTCAGTGCTTTTTATGGCTATCACGGTTATCCGGGCCAAATCTGTGTTTCCGTTAATGAAGAAGTGGTTCATGGAATTCCCGGCCGCCGGGTGATTCACGAGGGCGATATCGTCAGTATTGATACCGGCATTACGTACGAAGGATTTATCGGCGATACAGCAGTAACCGTTGCCGCCGGCAAAATTTCCGACGAAAACAAGAGATTGCTGGAAGTCACCCAGGCCGCACTTGATGCAGGAATTGCCAAAGCGGTTGAAGGCAATCGGCTCGGCGACATTTCATTTGCGATTCAGCGGACCGTTGAAGAAGCCGGATTTTCAGTCGTACGCGAGTTTGTCGGTCACGGGATCGGCCGTGATATGCACGAAGATCCGCAGATCCCAAACTTTGGCAAACCGGGCCGCGGTCCGGTCTTGAAAGCCGGGATGACGCTTGCCATTGAACCGATGGTCAATATCGGAGGCCCGAAAGTCAAAGTGCTGGACGATAACTGGACCGCGGTTACCAAAGACGGCTCCAATTCCGCACACTTTGAACATACTGTTGCGGTCGGGAAAACCGCCCCCGACATTCTTACCCTCGTCTAA
- the rplO gene encoding 50S ribosomal protein L15, which translates to MDLHTLKPAEGSTHRKLRVGRGRASGKGKTSARGQKGQMSRSGSTHKPLFEGGQMPMARRIPIRGFKNINRKEFAPVNLAALDKFDDGAEITEAVLREAGLVKGRFDGVKILGNGELTKKVSVKASAFSAAAKEKIEAAGGSCETV; encoded by the coding sequence ATGGATTTGCATACACTTAAACCGGCTGAAGGATCTACGCACCGCAAATTGCGTGTAGGTCGTGGTCGTGCTTCCGGAAAAGGGAAAACCAGTGCTCGCGGTCAGAAGGGACAGATGTCCCGCTCAGGCTCAACGCACAAGCCGCTCTTTGAAGGGGGCCAGATGCCCATGGCTCGCCGCATTCCGATCCGCGGCTTCAAGAATATCAATCGCAAAGAGTTTGCTCCGGTTAATCTGGCTGCCCTCGATAAATTCGATGACGGCGCAGAAATCACGGAAGCAGTACTGCGTGAAGCCGGTCTGGTCAAAGGCCGTTTTGACGGGGTGAAAATTCTCGGGAACGGAGAGCTCACCAAAAAAGTTTCGGTCAAGGCTTCTGCGTTCAGCGCAGCGGCTAAAGAAAAGATCGAAGCCGCCGGTGGTTCCTGCGAGACCGTTTAA